Proteins encoded within one genomic window of Anas platyrhynchos isolate ZD024472 breed Pekin duck chromosome 28, IASCAAS_PekinDuck_T2T, whole genome shotgun sequence:
- the LOC119714021 gene encoding olfactory receptor 6E1-like, producing the protein MNHTTVVEFVLLGLTNSRHLEIILFLILVIAYFLILFGNVTVISITLVDHFLQTPMYFFLRNFAILEITFTSTFIPSTLYSLLTERKIISLPGCFLQMLLFFCLGTCTFFHVAAMSFDRYVAICRPLHYTTIMNNRFCFQLVLACWAVSFLLMSPPIIMIAQLPFCGPNVLNHFYCDTSQLLQLSCTDTWFMEGLLFILSIIIVPGTLTITVISYGCIIITILHMPSSSGRKKTFSTCSAHLVVVTVFYSTSIYRYNRTAQRGGQGSDKVLSFFFSVVTQMLNPYIYSLRNNQVKRALKESMSKAFSSSRRQP; encoded by the coding sequence ATGAACCACACAACAGTAGTGGAATTTGTCCTCTTGGGGCTGACCAACAGCCGCCATTTGGAGATCATCCTCTTTCTGATTCTGGTGATTGCCTACTTCTTGATCCTGTTTGGAAACGTTACTGTCATCAGCATCACTCTAGTGGACCATTTTCTTCAGACTCCAATGTACTTCTTCCTCAGGAATTTTGCCATTTTGGAAATCACATTCACCTCCACATTCATTCCTAGCACCCTCTACAGCCTTCtgacagagaggaaaataatttccctGCCTGGTTGCTTTCTTcagatgctgcttttcttttgcttgggTACCTGCACTTTTTTCCACGTGGCGGCAATGTCCTTTGATCGGTATGTTGCGATCTGCCGCCCCTTGCATTACACGACTATTATGAACAACAGATTTTGCTTCCAACTGGTCCTGGCTTGCTGGGCAGTGAGTTTTCTCCTGATGTCTCCTCCCATCATTATGATTGCCCAGTTGCCTTTCTGTGGTCCCAATGTCCTGAACCACTTTTACTGTGATACTTCACAGTTGTTGCAGCTGTCCTGCACAGACACGTGGTTCATGGAAGGACTGCTGTTTATCCTATCAATTATCATTGTGCCAGGCACCTTAACAATAACTGTCATTTCATATGGTTGCATTATTATCACCATCCTACATATGCCATCTTCctcaggaaggaagaaaacattttccacttGCTCAGCTCACCTTGTGGTGGTGACTGTATTTTACAGCACGTCTATTTACAGGTATAACCGCACAGCACAACGGGGTGGGCAGGGCTCTGAcaaagttctttctttcttcttctctgtgGTGACTCAGATGCTTAACCCATACATCTACTCACTCAGGAACAATCAAGTCAAACGAGCGTTGAAGGAGAGCATGTCAAAGGCATTTTCTAGCTCCCGGAGGCAACCATGA